The following are encoded together in the Robertmurraya sp. FSL R5-0851 genome:
- a CDS encoding prolyl oligopeptidase family serine peptidase — translation MKKSILLLIIVAITNLTTCSSYAKNNDEIQTIPTKKSAYNGVHLQANIVYAKTEVKPLHMHILLPKQKSKPRPLIVFIKGGGWGFHHPQKTFEFIPQLVRFAQNGYVVASIEHRTSHEGKFPTQLYDVKNAVRYLRAHASQYNINPLRIGVWGNSSGGHLAALLGTTGEVRELEGDGEYLNESSSVQAVVDWYGPTDMLQMSKYPADVDFDSPNSPESVLIGGPLQENKEKVKRANPITYITKHDPPFLIMHGDKDLRVPYNQSVLLFEALKNANVEATMIKIKGAGHGGFSQPEILNTVQQFFDKHLKR, via the coding sequence ATGAAAAAAAGCATTCTTTTATTAATCATCGTCGCCATAACAAATTTAACTACATGCAGCTCTTATGCTAAAAATAACGATGAAATTCAAACCATTCCAACGAAAAAATCAGCCTATAACGGCGTACATCTTCAAGCAAATATTGTGTACGCCAAGACAGAGGTCAAACCCTTACATATGCACATCCTGCTACCAAAACAAAAATCAAAACCTCGTCCATTGATTGTGTTTATAAAGGGAGGGGGCTGGGGATTCCATCATCCTCAAAAGACCTTCGAGTTCATCCCGCAATTAGTGAGATTCGCCCAAAATGGCTATGTGGTGGCAAGTATTGAGCATCGAACCAGTCATGAAGGAAAATTTCCGACCCAGCTATACGATGTAAAAAACGCCGTACGTTATTTACGTGCACACGCATCTCAATACAATATCAATCCCCTTCGAATCGGTGTATGGGGTAATTCTTCTGGTGGTCACTTAGCTGCTTTACTAGGAACCACAGGAGAAGTCCGTGAACTAGAAGGGGATGGTGAATACCTAAATGAGTCAAGCTCTGTGCAAGCTGTTGTCGATTGGTATGGACCGACAGATATGTTACAGATGAGTAAATATCCCGCCGATGTTGATTTTGACTCGCCAAACTCACCAGAATCAGTGCTCATTGGTGGACCTCTTCAGGAAAATAAGGAAAAAGTGAAACGCGCCAACCCCATCACGTACATAACCAAGCATGATCCACCGTTTCTAATTATGCATGGAGACAAAGATCTTAGGGTTCCTTACAATCAAAGTGTTCTGTTATTCGAAGCACTAAAAAATGCAAACGTAGAAGCAACCATGATTAAAATTAAAGGAGCTGGTCACGGCGGCTTTTCCCAACCGGAAATATTAAATACGGTACAACAATTTTTTGATAAACATTTAAAAAGGTGA
- a CDS encoding Lin0512 family protein, producing the protein MDQIMFIETGMGIDVHGQNVTKAAIRAVQNAIHFNSMPGIRTVLPENKLENMKVNVKLAVPGDKELLDIEAVKAVLPYGEVTVHVQDGGMLTTSGIVLPDKEDKNDLMYIVVAAVEVGY; encoded by the coding sequence ATGGATCAGATTATGTTTATTGAAACAGGAATGGGGATTGATGTTCACGGTCAAAACGTGACGAAAGCAGCAATTCGCGCGGTTCAAAATGCAATTCATTTTAACTCAATGCCAGGTATTCGAACGGTTCTTCCTGAGAACAAGCTGGAAAATATGAAGGTAAATGTGAAATTGGCGGTTCCTGGTGATAAAGAGTTGCTAGATATTGAAGCAGTGAAAGCAGTTCTTCCGTACGGAGAGGTGACTGTTCACGTTCAGGATGGAGGAATGCTAACAACAAGCGGAATCGTTCTTCCTGATAAAGAAGATAAAAATGATTTGATGTATATAGTTGTAGCAGCTGTTGAGGTTGGATATTAG
- a CDS encoding DUF2798 domain-containing protein, whose protein sequence is MSFFMVSGMVLLMSLYGAIMNVGISAELPVAYVKGVGFNFIAALPLQLVIVGPVVRLTFTKIYPTEQSLSPAQR, encoded by the coding sequence ATGTCATTTTTTATGGTTTCAGGCATGGTTTTACTAATGTCTCTTTATGGTGCAATCATGAATGTTGGAATTAGCGCGGAACTTCCAGTCGCGTATGTTAAAGGTGTAGGTTTCAATTTTATCGCAGCCTTGCCACTACAGCTTGTTATTGTCGGTCCAGTTGTTCGTTTGACTTTTACAAAGATCTATCCTACAGAACAATCACTTTCACCTGCACAGAGGTAA
- a CDS encoding Bcr/CflA family efflux MFS transporter, translating into MNNLTGTKRLQLALLLGSLAILGPFTIDMYLPSFPTIVEEFGTTASFVQISLTSCLLGLGLGQLIIGPMSDVQGRKKPLLIFLIMYLIASAICAFAPNIYFFIAARFLQGFSAAGGIVISRAVVRDKFSGRELTKFFALLTLVSNLGPIIAPVAGGAILAFTNWTGVFAVLSVVGLVLFFTVFSKLEESLPTEKRVPSNIGQTFRNFGTLLKDRQFTGYAFTQGFIVAGIFAYVSGTPFVYQNIYGVSPQVFSLLFGLNGIGLILGSQAVGKFVDVISEKTFLVIGLTISNVSGAILLVALLLKAPLIAVVIPIFFFVASIGIIGTTSFSLAMESQGHIAGSASALLGLLPFILGSISSPLVGIAGENSAIPMGSIIFGASFLAFLSYLLFVRKAAVVKPAIEEPEKISI; encoded by the coding sequence TTGAACAATCTAACAGGTACAAAGCGTTTACAGCTGGCATTGCTTCTAGGGTCTCTGGCGATCTTAGGTCCCTTTACCATCGATATGTATTTGCCTTCTTTTCCGACTATTGTGGAAGAGTTCGGTACAACGGCATCTTTCGTTCAAATCAGTTTAACTTCATGTTTGTTAGGCTTAGGACTAGGGCAATTAATTATCGGCCCAATGAGTGATGTGCAAGGACGGAAAAAACCATTATTAATATTTCTTATTATGTATTTAATCGCCTCTGCCATTTGTGCATTTGCTCCCAATATTTATTTCTTCATTGCTGCTCGTTTCTTGCAAGGATTTTCAGCAGCAGGCGGCATCGTTATTTCTAGAGCCGTCGTTCGTGATAAGTTTAGCGGTAGAGAATTAACGAAGTTTTTTGCGTTATTAACATTAGTAAGTAATCTGGGTCCCATTATCGCTCCTGTAGCAGGGGGCGCAATCTTAGCCTTTACAAATTGGACGGGAGTGTTTGCCGTTTTAAGTGTTGTCGGTCTAGTTTTATTTTTCACGGTCTTTTCAAAGCTGGAAGAATCACTTCCAACAGAAAAGCGTGTTCCAAGTAATATTGGCCAAACATTTAGGAATTTTGGAACTTTATTAAAAGATCGTCAGTTTACGGGTTATGCTTTTACACAAGGATTCATCGTGGCTGGGATTTTTGCTTATGTTTCGGGTACTCCATTTGTGTATCAAAATATTTATGGAGTTTCACCACAAGTATTTAGTTTGTTATTCGGATTGAACGGAATTGGCTTGATTCTAGGAAGTCAGGCAGTTGGAAAGTTCGTAGACGTGATATCAGAAAAGACCTTTTTAGTTATTGGTCTAACCATTTCAAATGTATCAGGTGCGATTCTTCTTGTTGCGTTATTACTAAAGGCTCCATTAATTGCTGTGGTTATTCCTATCTTCTTCTTCGTTGCATCGATCGGGATTATTGGAACCACATCGTTTTCACTTGCAATGGAGTCACAAGGGCATATCGCTGGTAGTGCATCTGCTCTATTAGGGTTATTACCATTTATCCTAGGCTCTATTTCGTCCCCACTTGTAGGGATTGCAGGTGAGAATTCAGCCATTCCGATGGGATCTATTATCTTTGGCGCTAGCTTTTTAGCTTTTCTATCGTATTTACTTTTCGTACGAAAAGCTGCCGTCGTGAAACCAGCAATAGAAGAACCTGAGAAGATTTCAATATAA
- a CDS encoding glutathione S-transferase C-terminal domain-containing protein, translating into MQDEQLTSKEFNKDGSFKRQGNRFSTPFGDGPCELPIESGRYRLLWSQACPWAHRSVIVRRLLGLEDVISLGTVSPIRPHLPHVDWEFSLDKDGVDPILGIRYMSEIYTKTDPEYSGRPTVPVMVDVKDHKAVNNDYFKLTNYLETVWAPFHKVNAPILYPDHLQNEIDDLNTIIFNDINNGVYKCGFAKSQEAYEQAYDTLFARLDEFEERLSKKRFLLGDYITDSDVRLFATLVRFDAAYYTRFNTNRQLIRQYENLWGYARDLYQTMGFGDTTDFDAIKKHYHTSITIDPSNTSVKILPKGPDLSDWNMEHNRHLLSNQLDKFLRKLEV; encoded by the coding sequence ATGCAGGATGAACAGCTTACTAGTAAAGAGTTTAATAAAGATGGATCTTTCAAAAGACAAGGCAATCGATTTTCAACTCCTTTTGGTGACGGTCCCTGTGAGTTACCGATTGAGTCTGGCCGTTACCGCTTGTTATGGTCTCAAGCATGTCCTTGGGCACATCGCTCTGTTATTGTTCGCAGATTGCTAGGGTTAGAGGATGTGATTAGTTTGGGAACAGTGAGTCCCATTCGTCCCCACCTCCCTCATGTCGATTGGGAGTTTTCTCTAGATAAGGACGGTGTAGATCCGATTCTCGGTATTCGATACATGAGTGAAATCTATACAAAAACCGATCCGGAATATTCTGGCCGACCAACCGTTCCTGTAATGGTGGACGTGAAAGACCATAAAGCGGTTAACAATGACTATTTCAAATTAACCAATTACTTAGAAACCGTGTGGGCTCCCTTTCACAAAGTAAATGCTCCTATTCTGTACCCTGATCATCTTCAAAATGAGATTGATGATTTAAACACAATCATTTTTAACGATATTAATAATGGTGTTTACAAATGCGGTTTTGCGAAATCGCAAGAAGCATATGAACAGGCGTATGATACGTTGTTTGCTCGACTCGATGAGTTTGAGGAGCGCTTATCCAAAAAACGGTTTTTACTTGGGGACTATATCACCGATTCAGATGTTCGTCTTTTTGCTACATTAGTCCGATTTGATGCAGCTTACTATACTCGTTTTAATACTAACCGACAGCTCATTCGTCAATACGAAAATCTATGGGGATATGCTCGTGATCTCTACCAGACTATGGGATTTGGTGATACAACTGACTTTGATGCTATAAAAAAACACTACCACACATCTATAACGATTGATCCAAGCAATACCTCCGTGAAAATATTGCCGAAAGGACCTGATTTATCAGATTGGAACATGGAGCATAATCGTCATTTACTAAGTAATCAATTAGACAAATTTCTAAGGAAGTTAGAGGTGTAA
- a CDS encoding GNAT family N-acetyltransferase, which yields MIIREAKETEIPFIREQRVNAYTEHAEKIPNAHWEALKKAISSNADSQPGVELLVAEVEGTIVGSVALFPAKTDAYEGMVDELDHPEIRALAVAEEFRGKGIASALIKECIQRSKTKGYQAIGLHTGEFMTNAIKLYKHFGFERLPQYDFEPANDGIIVKAFRLSI from the coding sequence ATGATTATTCGTGAGGCAAAAGAGACTGAAATCCCTTTTATACGGGAACAACGTGTGAATGCGTATACGGAGCATGCGGAGAAAATTCCGAATGCACATTGGGAGGCGCTTAAAAAAGCCATCTCTTCTAATGCCGACAGTCAGCCGGGTGTGGAGCTACTTGTGGCAGAAGTAGAGGGCACAATCGTTGGCAGTGTGGCTCTTTTTCCAGCTAAAACGGATGCGTATGAGGGGATGGTTGACGAACTGGATCACCCTGAAATTCGTGCCTTGGCTGTTGCTGAAGAATTCAGAGGAAAAGGAATTGCATCTGCTTTAATTAAAGAGTGCATTCAACGATCTAAGACCAAGGGTTACCAAGCGATTGGGTTACATACAGGAGAGTTTATGACAAATGCGATCAAACTTTATAAACATTTTGGTTTCGAACGTCTGCCACAATACGACTTTGAGCCAGCTAATGATGGCATTATAGTGAAGGCATTTCGTTTATCAATTTAG
- a CDS encoding putative zinc-binding protein, with protein MKRTHLPLVYSCSGCSSAAQTANLIAVKMDREDIAEMSCIVGVGGDVKPLVKTAKSGRTIIAIDGCPLACTKNCLARHEVQPTHYFDLSKFNVIKKKGEDPDLDVFMTTYERIVELI; from the coding sequence ATGAAAAGAACACATTTGCCGTTGGTATATTCATGCTCAGGCTGTTCTTCAGCCGCACAAACCGCAAACTTGATCGCAGTCAAAATGGATCGGGAGGACATCGCCGAAATGTCTTGCATAGTTGGAGTTGGGGGAGATGTTAAGCCACTTGTAAAAACAGCGAAATCAGGGAGGACAATCATCGCCATTGATGGCTGTCCGTTGGCTTGTACGAAAAATTGTCTCGCGAGGCACGAGGTCCAACCCACCCATTATTTTGACCTATCTAAATTTAATGTGATAAAGAAAAAAGGGGAAGACCCAGACTTAGATGTGTTTATGACGACTTATGAAAGAATAGTAGAGCTCATTTAA
- a CDS encoding BlaI/MecI/CopY family transcriptional regulator — translation MSIKRFKYNEEGLSRFFGPLEARIMELFWDREQGEYSIKEVQQSLDSEKNINFNTVMTVMNRLVDKGVLKKRVSGRVSLFSPIQTKEEFLEEQSKKLTENLLDEFGGVVISHMIDSLTDVDETLLNKLEQKIQQLKKDKL, via the coding sequence TTGTCTATTAAGCGATTTAAGTACAATGAAGAAGGTCTTTCTCGTTTCTTTGGTCCGTTAGAAGCAAGAATTATGGAGCTTTTCTGGGACAGGGAACAAGGTGAATACAGTATAAAAGAAGTACAGCAAAGCCTTGATTCTGAAAAAAATATCAACTTTAATACCGTTATGACGGTTATGAATCGACTGGTAGACAAAGGGGTACTAAAAAAGCGAGTAAGTGGACGTGTTTCCCTTTTTAGTCCTATTCAAACCAAAGAGGAATTTTTGGAAGAACAGTCCAAAAAACTGACCGAAAATCTACTCGATGAATTCGGTGGCGTTGTGATCAGCCACATGATTGATTCCCTCACCGACGTGGATGAAACTCTATTAAATAAACTCGAACAAAAAATTCAACAACTTAAAAAGGACAAGTTATGA
- a CDS encoding M56 family metallopeptidase produces the protein MMWWKKKSLYLLFLSLGLATLIWVQMGMFLTHLIFGTQLKMNFFKFCLSLFMEDSFYYFLVIFLFNTLLTYILLITFIKIGRQVIVSKRFSRRLLKCKDNELTSLIRTTFGHNDRLIVVKSSSVLAFTMGYIKPTIVLSTGLIQLLEKDELRAVIEHETFHKNNRDPLKVYLLEIIAQSLWFIPLTHWCQQNYSIISEILADEYAVRKMGSEMELSTALIKLIKYHVSLKTTPSLVHFSGGSINFRLQQLVEPKEAIPIKLTTKTIFISVHVLLFFIGMVLLTTA, from the coding sequence ATGATGTGGTGGAAAAAGAAATCACTCTACTTACTATTTCTAAGCCTTGGGTTAGCAACCCTCATATGGGTTCAAATGGGAATGTTTCTTACTCATTTGATTTTTGGTACACAGCTAAAAATGAACTTTTTTAAATTTTGCTTAAGCTTGTTTATGGAAGATTCGTTCTATTATTTTTTAGTTATTTTTCTCTTTAACACCCTCCTCACCTATATTTTATTAATCACCTTTATAAAAATAGGTAGACAAGTAATTGTATCTAAAAGGTTTTCTAGACGATTATTGAAATGTAAGGACAACGAGTTAACCTCGTTGATTCGAACTACGTTTGGTCATAACGATCGACTAATCGTTGTCAAAAGTAGTTCCGTACTTGCCTTCACCATGGGGTACATCAAACCTACAATTGTCTTATCAACCGGTTTAATCCAGTTGCTTGAAAAAGATGAGTTGAGAGCAGTGATTGAGCACGAGACCTTCCATAAAAACAACCGTGATCCTTTGAAGGTCTATTTGCTAGAGATCATTGCCCAGTCTCTGTGGTTCATTCCGCTAACGCATTGGTGTCAACAAAATTACAGTATCATTAGTGAAATTCTTGCAGATGAGTATGCGGTACGAAAAATGGGGTCAGAAATGGAGCTGAGTACGGCATTAATCAAGTTGATTAAGTATCATGTTTCATTAAAGACTACCCCTTCTTTGGTTCATTTTTCTGGGGGTTCTATTAACTTTCGGCTACAGCAATTAGTCGAACCAAAAGAAGCGATTCCAATCAAGTTGACCACAAAAACCATTTTCATTTCGGTTCACGTGTTACTTTTTTTCATAGGCATGGTTTTACTCACCACTGCCTAA
- a CDS encoding DoxX family membrane protein, whose protein sequence is MNKHEIGALILRVVLGITFFIHGLAKLQGGIENTAGWFASIGLPGILAYVVAGIELLGGVALIIGLGTKFVSALFALIMLGAIVKVKIGAGFMGGYELDVVLLAIAVFLSLTGSSLFSLDSKIPTKETPPQI, encoded by the coding sequence ATGAACAAACATGAAATAGGTGCCCTAATTCTAAGGGTTGTACTAGGAATTACCTTCTTTATCCATGGTTTAGCCAAATTGCAAGGAGGAATTGAAAATACGGCTGGATGGTTTGCAAGTATTGGTTTGCCAGGAATACTTGCTTATGTAGTTGCTGGAATTGAGCTACTTGGAGGTGTTGCCTTAATCATTGGACTAGGAACGAAATTTGTTTCAGCCCTGTTTGCACTTATCATGTTAGGTGCAATTGTAAAAGTCAAAATTGGCGCAGGTTTCATGGGAGGATATGAATTAGATGTTGTTTTACTTGCTATCGCTGTCTTTTTATCACTAACCGGCAGCTCTTTGTTCAGTCTAGATTCGAAAATTCCTACGAAAGAAACTCCCCCTCAAATATAA
- a CDS encoding CBO0543 family protein, whose translation MKKRKWFVESLLFGMIVMNVTLLLDTVGMQFSFWEYPVEFLPVIPRGFPFDVSMVPVAFILLFQYFQTWKSFIIAQVIMAIAYAFIGEPFCEWLHLVRYFKWNYLYSFVYYIILGIVVRALILKCMMVSKRYYEKKWSPS comes from the coding sequence ATGAAAAAAAGAAAATGGTTTGTGGAGTCTCTTCTATTCGGTATGATCGTGATGAATGTGACTCTTCTTTTGGATACTGTAGGAATGCAGTTTTCCTTTTGGGAGTATCCGGTAGAGTTTCTACCCGTCATACCAAGGGGATTTCCATTTGATGTTTCCATGGTACCTGTAGCTTTTATCCTACTATTTCAATATTTTCAAACATGGAAATCCTTCATTATTGCCCAAGTCATCATGGCAATTGCGTATGCCTTTATCGGTGAACCCTTTTGTGAATGGCTCCACCTCGTTCGGTATTTCAAATGGAATTACTTGTATTCATTCGTTTATTACATTATTCTTGGTATTGTCGTCCGAGCACTTATTTTAAAATGTATGATGGTTTCAAAGCGCTATTATGAAAAAAAATGGAGTCCTTCATGA
- a CDS encoding phosphatase PAP2 family protein — protein sequence MKLKTQLIIAFIISLVSLLAFSVMALLVRRNTIVSFDSSIISYVQGLETPWLTTVMRFFTFIGDTIPVILLSLVSLFLLYKVLNHRAELILFIAVVGGANILFLTLKMFFQRARPDLHRLAEATNYSFPSGHATMAFSLYGVLTFLLWRHINTSFKRTIHIIVSSIVIVSIGISRIYLGVHYPSDILAGYFISAFWLTLAIGFFQRYMDKRKRKVSSPSG from the coding sequence ATGAAATTAAAAACTCAACTAATCATCGCTTTTATAATCAGCCTAGTGTCTTTACTAGCATTTAGTGTAATGGCTCTTTTAGTAAGAAGAAATACGATTGTTTCTTTTGATAGCAGCATCATTTCGTATGTTCAAGGTCTTGAGACTCCTTGGTTGACCACGGTTATGAGATTTTTCACTTTTATTGGGGATACCATACCAGTGATCCTCCTTTCACTTGTCAGTCTCTTTCTACTATATAAGGTTTTGAACCACCGAGCTGAGCTTATTCTGTTTATCGCCGTTGTTGGAGGGGCGAATATCCTTTTTCTTACCTTAAAAATGTTCTTTCAACGGGCAAGACCTGATTTGCATCGCCTAGCGGAAGCGACTAATTATAGCTTTCCAAGTGGTCATGCTACAATGGCTTTCTCGTTATATGGAGTACTAACCTTTCTTTTATGGCGTCATATTAATACTTCTTTCAAAAGGACGATTCACATAATTGTGAGTAGTATCGTGATCGTTTCCATAGGTATAAGCCGAATTTACCTTGGTGTTCATTATCCGAGTGACATTTTGGCGGGGTATTTTATTAGTGCTTTTTGGCTTACGTTAGCCATTGGATTTTTTCAGCGTTATATGGATAAAAGAAAAAGGAAAGTGAGCAGTCCCTCTGGCTAA
- the guaC gene encoding GMP reductase yields MDNVFDYEDIQLIPNKSIVNSRTECDTSVTFGGHTFRLPVVPANMQTIVDERISVFLAENNYFYIMHRFQPETRMDFVKDMKARGLYASISVGVKEEEYPFIEQLAKEHLSPEFITIDIAHGHSNAVINMIHHIKKHLPASFVIAGNVGTPEAVRELENAGADATKVGIGPGKVCITKIKTGFGTGGWQLAALRWCAKAASKPIIADGGIRTNGDIAKSVRFGASLVMIGSLFAGHEESPGETVEKEGKKYKEYFGSASEFQKGERKNVEGKKMHVEFRGALKDTLIEMEQDLQSSISYAGGNKLSAIRTVDYVIVKNSIFNGDKVY; encoded by the coding sequence ATGGATAACGTATTTGATTATGAAGATATACAATTGATCCCAAACAAATCGATCGTGAACAGTCGCACGGAGTGTGATACGAGTGTGACGTTTGGAGGTCACACGTTTCGATTGCCGGTGGTGCCTGCGAACATGCAGACCATTGTTGATGAAAGAATATCTGTTTTCCTAGCAGAAAATAATTATTTTTACATTATGCACCGATTTCAACCAGAAACGCGAATGGATTTTGTTAAAGATATGAAGGCTCGTGGCTTGTACGCTTCGATCAGTGTGGGAGTGAAGGAAGAGGAGTATCCATTTATTGAACAACTAGCAAAGGAACATCTGTCTCCTGAATTTATAACGATTGATATTGCCCATGGTCATTCGAATGCAGTAATCAATATGATTCACCACATTAAAAAGCATTTGCCTGCTAGCTTTGTGATTGCAGGCAATGTGGGAACTCCAGAGGCAGTTAGAGAGTTAGAGAACGCAGGGGCAGACGCGACAAAGGTTGGGATTGGACCAGGGAAAGTTTGTATAACAAAAATAAAAACAGGCTTCGGAACAGGGGGTTGGCAATTAGCGGCCTTACGCTGGTGTGCGAAAGCCGCTAGCAAGCCCATTATTGCAGATGGGGGCATTCGGACTAACGGAGATATTGCTAAATCGGTTCGCTTCGGTGCATCCCTGGTCATGATAGGTTCGCTCTTTGCGGGACATGAAGAATCACCGGGAGAAACGGTAGAGAAAGAGGGGAAAAAGTATAAGGAGTACTTTGGTTCTGCCTCTGAATTTCAAAAGGGTGAACGAAAAAATGTCGAAGGAAAGAAAATGCACGTGGAATTCAGAGGGGCATTAAAAGATACGTTGATTGAAATGGAGCAAGATTTACAATCATCCATTTCCTATGCAGGAGGAAACAAGCTGTCAGCCATTCGAACGGTCGATTATGTGATCGTGAAGAATTCGATCTTTAACGGAGATAAGGTATATTAA
- a CDS encoding EcsC family protein: protein MEKKEELKKELAIIEKWEKDQGNLWIWERLGRLPFKLLDKITPQFVHNKVGVLLDEIGNYIQTGGKYLVSDKQLFELIGKETNLTIESINEIKDIPLSTMNTVSQKLTENRKKVATVQGATTGIGGIFTLAIDVPALLAISLKTLQEIAIIHGYDPNEKSERIFIIKCLQFSSADIVGKKAILKELSGYYQNGSQSGEMMSQLQGWREVVYTYRDQFGWKKLFQMVPIAGMIFGAFTNRSMISDLAEVGVMLYRKRRIMERLGVTAEEQV from the coding sequence TTGGAAAAAAAAGAAGAGTTAAAAAAAGAACTTGCTATTATTGAAAAATGGGAAAAGGACCAAGGGAATTTGTGGATTTGGGAACGGCTTGGAAGACTTCCTTTTAAATTACTAGACAAAATTACCCCACAGTTTGTTCATAATAAAGTAGGAGTATTATTAGACGAAATTGGAAATTACATTCAAACTGGTGGAAAATATTTAGTCTCGGATAAGCAATTATTTGAACTCATTGGAAAAGAAACAAACCTAACAATAGAGAGTATTAATGAGATTAAAGACATCCCTCTTTCCACCATGAATACAGTCAGTCAAAAATTAACGGAAAACCGTAAAAAGGTTGCAACGGTGCAGGGAGCAACAACAGGAATCGGAGGAATCTTCACCCTCGCGATTGATGTACCAGCGCTATTAGCCATCTCTTTAAAAACACTGCAAGAAATCGCCATCATCCACGGCTACGATCCAAATGAAAAAAGCGAGCGAATCTTTATTATTAAATGCTTACAATTTTCATCAGCTGATATCGTTGGAAAAAAGGCCATTCTCAAAGAGTTATCCGGCTACTACCAAAACGGCAGTCAATCGGGTGAAATGATGTCCCAGCTACAAGGTTGGCGTGAGGTTGTGTATACCTACCGTGATCAATTCGGCTGGAAAAAACTATTTCAAATGGTCCCTATCGCTGGTATGATCTTCGGCGCCTTCACCAACCGTTCGATGATTAGTGACTTGGCAGAAGTCGGAGTTATGCTGTATCGGAAAAGAAGAATTATGGAGCGATTGGGAGTTACGGCTGAGGAGCAGGTGTAA
- a CDS encoding YqcI/YcgG family protein encodes MIIIKGLYKDEMILREQLAPWERNVLEKFEAKMTDRERPFPCIPATIGFSTNQLRYGFVGDPRKKSSIQELAHLLKSFTEKSKGFGNYTSLIVFYDIPKDVEKTYTVEQFEQLFWQQLGGLSAIDGLEWPKDIPTDPHDPVWEFCFHGEKYFMYCATPSHQNRQSRHFDTMILAITPRWVLQQFGKNETYAQNIKKQVRKRLAKYDSISIHPDLNSYGSEDNFEWRQYFLRDDDTSLSKCPYHRFLNFFKLDK; translated from the coding sequence GTGATCATTATCAAAGGTTTATATAAAGATGAAATGATATTACGAGAACAACTAGCCCCATGGGAAAGAAATGTTCTCGAAAAATTCGAAGCAAAAATGACGGATAGAGAAAGACCATTCCCTTGCATCCCAGCTACTATTGGCTTTTCCACGAATCAACTCCGCTATGGTTTTGTAGGTGATCCGAGAAAGAAGTCCTCCATTCAAGAACTGGCACACCTATTAAAATCGTTCACAGAGAAATCAAAAGGATTTGGGAACTATACATCACTGATTGTTTTTTATGATATTCCAAAAGATGTAGAAAAAACATATACAGTGGAACAGTTTGAACAACTGTTTTGGCAGCAGTTAGGTGGTCTTTCTGCGATTGACGGGCTCGAGTGGCCAAAAGACATTCCCACTGATCCTCATGACCCGGTTTGGGAGTTTTGTTTCCACGGGGAAAAATACTTTATGTATTGTGCTACCCCATCACACCAAAATCGACAAAGTCGTCATTTTGATACGATGATCCTCGCGATTACCCCCAGATGGGTGTTACAACAATTTGGTAAAAATGAAACTTATGCCCAAAATATTAAAAAGCAAGTTCGTAAACGCTTGGCAAAGTATGATTCTATATCGATCCACCCGGATTTAAATAGCTATGGGTCAGAAGATAATTTTGAGTGGAGACAGTATTTTTTACGAGATGATGATACATCATTATCCAAATGTCCGTACCATCGTTTTTTGAATTTTTTTAAGTTAGATAAATAG